From the Primulina huaijiensis isolate GDHJ02 unplaced genomic scaffold, ASM1229523v2 scaffold207488, whole genome shotgun sequence genome, the window CGTGATTGCAGTTGGGTTCCATCGTTACGTTCTCGAAAATTTCAGTGGTGACTCGTTGGATGGAGTAAAAGAACATGAAGTTGATGCATTTGACCCTACTACTGAGGTTTGTTTGCCTCACCTTCAATATGCATAAATGTTAGTATGGTTACATACTCGCTTAAACAAAGTTCTTGCAGGTCCGAGCATTAGTGGAGGGCCAGTTACTCTCAATGCGAGCTCATGCCGAAAGATTCGGGCTCCCTTCACCTCCAAACAGTATAATTGCTACGGGCGGAGCATCAGCAAACAAATGCATTCTCGCGTTAATATCTTCGATTTTTGGGTGCGATGTCCATACAATTCAAAGCTCAGGCAAgccatattttctttttatcacCTCTGGATATCTTCTTGGGGAATTAGAACTATAGTAATCTCATAtaaaatacaatataaaatCGTGAATGTGTATAGGAAAAATCCATCATAATTTTAATACTGTCAATCTGATTTCATTctctgtatttttttatttatttttgacacTTGCCTCAAGTTGGATGTGAGAATCATAAATGATACCTTCAACTTACACAAAATATTGTGCAATATGTTCTTCATCTAAGACCTTTTTGGTGAAAATTTCATGTACTCGGTTTTACAGACTCGGCTTCTATGGGGGCTGCACTAAGAGCTGCTCATGGCTGGCTGTGCAACAAGAGGGGCTGTTTTGTTCCTATATCTAGCATGTATACCGACAAATTGGAACATACGTCTCTAAACTGCAACCTCGCGGCTACTTCTGGAGATCCAGAGCTTGTTACTAGATATGGATTGTTGATGAAGAAGAGAGTGGAGATTGAGAACAATCTTGTCAAGAAACTGGGACGATTGTGAATGGAATGATTACAGTTTAAACGAAGACCAACTGTGCTAGGCACTGGTGGTGGTGGTCGTACTCACTGAggtttttttcttatttat encodes:
- the LOC140966638 gene encoding xylulose kinase 2-like; its protein translation is PGLEEKLGKLAPAHAVAGLIAPYFVERYKFDKNCLIIQWSGDNPNSLAGLTLSSPGDLAISLGTSDTVFGITNEHKPCLEGHVFPNPVDEKGYMVMLCYKNGSLTREDIRNQCADKSWDVFNRCLQESPSLNGGKIGFYYKEHEILPPLPVGFHRYVLENFSGDSLDGVKEHEVDAFDPTTEVRALVEGQLLSMRAHAERFGLPSPPNSIIATGGASANKCILALISSIFGCDVHTIQSSDSASMGAALRAAHGWLCNKRGCFVPISSMYTDKLEHTSLNCNLAATSGDPELVTRYGLLMKKRVEIENNLVKKLGRL